The DNA region GTGGAGATAATTGTACCGTACTTCTAGATAACCAAAATGAACCGCAACCGGATGGACTGCTTCGCATTGAGAAGGAAGGACTATCTAGAATTAATGATGCGGGATATGTGGAAGGAGCGCCGGAGTTAGTGGTAGAAATAGCCGCTTCTACCGTATCCCTCGATCTGCATGATAAGTTGCAGGTTTATTGTCGTCATCAGGTGCAAGAATACCTGGTATGGCGCGTCCAAGATAATGAGATAGATTGGTTTCGACTGCGAGGGAGTGAATATGACAAATTAGAAGCCGACGAACAAGGGATAATTCGCAGTGAAATGTATCCCGGGTTATGGTTAGATGTTCGGGCACTGTTGAGCGGTAATTTAGCCCAGGTATTGGAGGTTTTGCAAGCAGGAATGGCTACAGAAGAGCATCAAGATTTTGTCCAGTTTTTATCCGATCTCTAGGGAATTAGAAACCGGGTTTGTGCCCACAGATGCACCCTGGGATGGAGAGGAGCGACAAACCCGGTTTCTTTGCAGAAATTTCCGATACAATAGAACCAGTCCATCATTTTTAATTTTTAATTGATATTACTCATCTTGACTGGTAGCGTTGACACAAAACTTGCAACCTCGCATTGCATGGCATCACAATTATAGGAGGTAAAAGCTCCTACTCTAGCATTGCTGGACTACACCAATAATGACCAACTTGCCATAGAGTTTGGTTCGTTCTCCATAGAGATCGATCGCTATCAGCTTACCATCACTACATCGACCCTTACCCTGATAGGTTAACCGCTTGCGATCGCCCTGAAAACACTCGTGAATTTGATCGAACACAGAGCGCCTACTTTCCACTGCCATTAAATCCAGAAATGACTCTAAACCGACTAATTCTGCAAATCGATAGCCAAATAGATTAGCTAACTGCCGATTCGCATACACAAACTTTCCCCGTTCCGTGAGCATATAGAATCCTAACTTGTCTAAGGAGTCTTCTTCGTGGGAGGGTTCTTCAGCACTCTTCTCTGGTATAGAAGAGGGACGCTCCAGTTTTTGATATTCTACATAAAGCCGGACATTATCCAACACTACCCCCATTTGTTCGGCTGTTTTCTCCATTAAACTCGCAGTATCTTCCGTAAAATATCCCGGTTCAGGATGCATGAGGGTTAAAATTCCCAAAAGGGTTTGAGAGCGAAAAATGGGCACACCTAATGCTGAACGCACCAAATAAGGCTCATCAGGAAGGGTTAACCAGCGATCGTCGGTTTTTGTATCAGTAATTAAACCAATTTCTCGATGATGATTCACCCAACCAGCTAATCCTTTGTCTAAGACTTGACCAATGATCGCCTGTTTATGATCTCGAATGGTTGCCCCCCGCGCTAATACACTGGCGACTACTGTTCCTTTTGGATCTAAGAAAAATAAGCTCCCTTCTTCTGCTTCTGTAAACTGAATAGCGATTTTCAAGGTTTGTTGTAGAACCGATCGCAGCATCAACGAACCCGTCGAAGTCCGCATTAAATTTGTAAATGTGCGGAGCAGTTCATTTTGAGCTTCAAAGGCTTTTTGATCCTGTTTCAGATTCCGGATCTCTTGATGCAAATGATGGAGTTCTGCGGTTAGGTTCTCGTCTAGACGATCGCTCATTTTTCCTTAGTCCTGAAATTATCGCGCTGGGCGCTGGTAATGGATAAACCTTTTTCTTCCTCGAAAGTCCCTATGTTTAAGACTTTCCCCAAAATAACTACTGAAGGAAAACCCATCGATAGTTTACCTCATAGTAGGAAACTGTGGTTTAAGGATTTTGGGCTGGCGCTGGAGTGGCTAAAGTTTCCGGTGATAGATTAATAAAGGGTAGCGCACCTTGGCCACCCATAACGGTCGGAAAGTGACCATCCCATTTTTCAATGGCTAGTTTTTGCAGCAAAATCGGTGTTAGGGTTTGTCGTTGCAGTCGTTGCGCTTCGGCTTGTCCTTTGGCGCGGTTGATTTCCGCTTGGGCTTCTTTTTCTGCTTTCAAGGCTTCAAAGTCTGCCCGCTTTGCTTCTTGTTCAGCAATTTGTTTGGCTTCAATGGCTTTGGAAAATTCTGGTGAAAAGGAGACATTGACCAGGGAAACATCATCAATCAAAATGCCATAGGATGTAATTCTTTGCTTCAGAGCTTGATCGATTTCCTGTTTTAATTCGGTTCGTCGAGTAATGATTTCTTCGGCATTTTTCTTAGCGGTTGCGGCTTTCACGACTTCGGAAACCGAGGGCGTAATAATCCGAATCAGGATTTGTTCGTGATTACCAATTTGTTGAAAGACTCGATTCACTCGTGATGGATCGATATGCCAATTAATGGCAATTTCCATGCCCACATCTTGTAAATCACGGGAAGAAGCTTCTGCATTGACATCATTTTTCTGGACTCGTACACTGAGACTTTGTACGGTTGTCATCACTGGAATAATAGGATGAATCCCCTCGTCTAATATGACATCTTGGACTTTGCCAAATTTCATGACTACGCCCCTTTCTCCAGCATTCACGATGACAAAAGGACGAAAAATCAAACTGATAAATACGAGGAAAAATGCTCCTAATACGGGAATCATCAATTGGGGATTGGTGAATTGGGAGTTTGAGGGAAAAGGATTAGGCGATTTCATAATGGGAATGGGTAATGGATAATCGAGAAGGGTTAATGGGTCGTCTTATTAAATGGGGATTTCTGGAATACTGTCTAGGGGAGGGAGAGACCATAATTCAGAATCTACCGTAACTTCTGTCACTTGATCAGAGGAGAGGCGATCGCATCGGCGCGCAAATGGACATCGGGTACATTCACTTGATGTGACTGGAACTTGAGGAAAATCATGTCCCTGGATATAGTCCTTTAACTCTTGGTTGAGTTGGCATAAAAGTTTACTTAATTCCAGTTTTGTTTGTTTATGTTGCCCGTTATCATACTTAAATTCGAGGGCAGTTGCTCGATTATGTAACGAATTTTTACCTTTGACAAACCAGTAGGTTATGGAAATCTGTTCAGGGGGATAATGACTGGTTTCGGCTAAGACAAAGGGATAAAGACGGGTTTGCCAATTCTGTTTCAGGCGATCGCTATTTTGCGGTTGCAGATAGGTTTTCCAATCCATAATTTGCGCCTGGTGCGATCGGCAAATCAATAAATCATAAATCACTGTCAGCCAATACCCCTCAAACTCCAGGGTTCGCTGGTGTTCACTTTCCCGAAAATCCCCCCCATCTGCAAACAATCCCGGATAAGTAGTCATTAATCGTTCTAAACCCTGTTTAAATTGAGGGTCGCGCGCCAAAATCCCTTCAATGGGTAACCCTAATTCTCGCTGTTGCATCAACAAATGAAACTGGCTTCCCCATTCAGATTTTTCCTGTTGCTCCACAGGAACAACATAAGGAATTTTTTCCAAAAAGATATACTGAAATTTACGCCCACAGGTACTCAAAATATTTAAATGACCTTGAGAGAGGCGCAAGCTCAACTGCTCCATCATTTCCATCACCTATTATTCATTACCCCTTCCCAGCCCGTAGCACGCTAACATCGAGCTAGCACAAATACACTCTCCTTATTGCCACGATTAATGCGTAAATCTTGATCTAAATAGGTAATATCTAACCAACCTTTTTGATTTTCCTCACTAATGGGGAAATCAAACGGCCAGAAGGTGGCACTCTCTTGTATTTTCTCAATTATTTGTGAGGGAGATTCATAACCCAAAACCCGTTGCAGGCCGAAAATTCCTCGATTAAATCGCACATTTACCCGTCGCTCATTGACTACGGAGAAACTGGCCCGAACACTTACGAGAGAGTCTAAATAAGGCAAACCATCGAGTTCACCAATATTATAAACTGCTTGCTCATCAGCCCGAATACATTGATAGATTTGGCCCAACTGATACAGGGGAATGCGATCAATATTCAACAACTCTGCACTGGTGGTATACAGCAAACGCCAGTCGCCACTCAGAAGTTCCGGAAATTCAGTTGGGCGAGGGTTGGGGTTGCGCTCTTCGAGTTGCACCACATAGGACAAAATAGCCTGTTTTTCAGTGGCTGAAGCCAATATACCCCGATTTGTGCCGGCGATCGCTTCTAACAAACGGTCTTTACCAATCATAATTCCCCCTAAGTGAATGACCTATACAATTAACAGCTATGCTTATGCTAACAACTGGCTTTCCAGAATCCTGATAAACTCAAAAGAGATGAGTATCACCAATTGGATTTTCCTATTCTCTCAGCCATGTCTGCCAAATTTGTACCGATCAAAAACCCCTCCTTGCGAGAAACCCCTCGTTCTCAACTGGCTCCTATTCT from Roseofilum reptotaenium CS-1145 includes:
- a CDS encoding Uma2 family endonuclease, which codes for MVVSTIITRNIEIPRLENGDRLSRAEFERRYNNMPELKKAELIEGRVYMASALRLKQHGKPHSHIMTWLGTYEAMTSGVESGDNCTVLLDNQNEPQPDGLLRIEKEGLSRINDAGYVEGAPELVVEIAASTVSLDLHDKLQVYCRHQVQEYLVWRVQDNEIDWFRLRGSEYDKLEADEQGIIRSEMYPGLWLDVRALLSGNLAQVLEVLQAGMATEEHQDFVQFLSDL
- a CDS encoding GAF domain-containing protein, with the protein product MSDRLDENLTAELHHLHQEIRNLKQDQKAFEAQNELLRTFTNLMRTSTGSLMLRSVLQQTLKIAIQFTEAEEGSLFFLDPKGTVVASVLARGATIRDHKQAIIGQVLDKGLAGWVNHHREIGLITDTKTDDRWLTLPDEPYLVRSALGVPIFRSQTLLGILTLMHPEPGYFTEDTASLMEKTAEQMGVVLDNVRLYVEYQKLERPSSIPEKSAEEPSHEEDSLDKLGFYMLTERGKFVYANRQLANLFGYRFAELVGLESFLDLMAVESRRSVFDQIHECFQGDRKRLTYQGKGRCSDGKLIAIDLYGERTKLYGKLVIIGVVQQC
- a CDS encoding prohibitin family protein; translation: MIPVLGAFFLVFISLIFRPFVIVNAGERGVVMKFGKVQDVILDEGIHPIIPVMTTVQSLSVRVQKNDVNAEASSRDLQDVGMEIAINWHIDPSRVNRVFQQIGNHEQILIRIITPSVSEVVKAATAKKNAEEIITRRTELKQEIDQALKQRITSYGILIDDVSLVNVSFSPEFSKAIEAKQIAEQEAKRADFEALKAEKEAQAEINRAKGQAEAQRLQRQTLTPILLQKLAIEKWDGHFPTVMGGQGALPFINLSPETLATPAPAQNP
- a CDS encoding PD-(D/E)XK nuclease family protein; protein product: MMEQLSLRLSQGHLNILSTCGRKFQYIFLEKIPYVVPVEQQEKSEWGSQFHLLMQQRELGLPIEGILARDPQFKQGLERLMTTYPGLFADGGDFRESEHQRTLEFEGYWLTVIYDLLICRSHQAQIMDWKTYLQPQNSDRLKQNWQTRLYPFVLAETSHYPPEQISITYWFVKGKNSLHNRATALEFKYDNGQHKQTKLELSKLLCQLNQELKDYIQGHDFPQVPVTSSECTRCPFARRCDRLSSDQVTEVTVDSELWSLPPLDSIPEIPI
- a CDS encoding PAP/fibrillin family protein gives rise to the protein MIGKDRLLEAIAGTNRGILASATEKQAILSYVVQLEERNPNPRPTEFPELLSGDWRLLYTTSAELLNIDRIPLYQLGQIYQCIRADEQAVYNIGELDGLPYLDSLVSVRASFSVVNERRVNVRFNRGIFGLQRVLGYESPSQIIEKIQESATFWPFDFPISEENQKGWLDITYLDQDLRINRGNKESVFVLARC